In the Helianthus annuus cultivar XRQ/B chromosome 11, HanXRQr2.0-SUNRISE, whole genome shotgun sequence genome, one interval contains:
- the LOC110888632 gene encoding uncharacterized protein LOC110888632 — protein MLTETNYNIWAIRIKAIFKVYGIQKALEPGEEEVEAKKDDMAVALLLQAIPEELVFQVAQFQTAKEICEVLKTRYVGVERVREAKIEQLENEFESLKMKETETIDSFAGRISQLVTKAASLETTYGNKKLTRELLGSVPAKYVPIVASIEQFADLKAMMFQEAIGRLKTFEDRIKGIESLAEKQDNLMSANGESSSKSKSYENTRGRGRGGSSYRGRRQDRDDEDQDGSQS, from the coding sequence ATGTTAACAGAAACTAATTACAATATCTGGGCGATTCGTATCAAAGCGATATTCAAGGTTTATGGAATACAAAAGGCTTTAGAACCAGGTGAAGAAGAGGTAGAAGCCAAAAAGGATGACATGGCGGTTGCACTTCTACTTCAAGCAATACCCGAAGAGCTCGTGTTTCAGGTAGCTCAGTTTCAGACTGCAAAGGAAATCTGTGAAGTGTTGAAGACACGGTATGTTGGGGTTGAACGGGTTCGAGAGGCGAAGATTGAGCAACTGGAAAATGAGTTTGAATCCTTGAAGATGAAAGAAACAGAGACGATTGATTCTTTCGCAGGGAGGATTAGTCAGTTGGTCACCAAAGCAGCCAGTTTGGAAACCACTTACGGAAACAAAAAGCTAACCAGAGAGTTATTAGGCTCTGTTCCAGCAAAGTATGTTCCAATTGTAGCTTCAATTGAACAATTCGCAGATTTAAAGGCCATGATGTTTCAGGAAGCAATCGGTAGATTGAAGACGTTCGAAGACAGGATTAAGGGTATCGAGTCTTTAGCAGAAAAACAAGATAATCTAATGTCTGCCAATGGTGAGTCGTCCTCAAAATCCAAATCCTATGAAAATACGCGTGGGCGTGGGCGAGGCGGTTCAAGTTACCGAGGCAGACGTCAAGACCGGGATGATGAGGACCAAGATGGAAGTCAAAGCTGA
- the LOC110888633 gene encoding uncharacterized protein LOC110888633: MNRFPNLFRIEAEKTCSIASRYNSPLQSFSGCWRWSRNLISDVERSEWSDFLSLLNPLKLSCSEDKWCWIGGSASMFSVAAVKCFLRSNVDFSSNYVFKWSKWVPKKVNILAWRAQMGRIATVDALARRNCFNGDESCVLCGDGQETADHLFRSCAVASEVWFLVSRWCKISPIFAFSLEDLLEVHDFSGLGGKAKDILKGIVMVGWWCIWKARNDRRFSNKYSSAASIVQDIKALGYLWYSNRSKDREVSWENWFSFSFM, translated from the coding sequence ATGAATCGGTTTCCGAATCTTTTTCGTATTGAGGCTGAAAAAACATGCTCGATTGCTTCTCGGTATAACAGTCCGCTGCAGTCGTTTTCGGGGTGCTGGAGGTGGTCTCGGAACTTGATCTCGGATGTTGAAAGGAGTGAGTGGTCTGATTTCTTGTCTCTTTTGAATCCGCTGAAGCTTTCGTGCAGTGAGGATAAGTGGTGTTGGATAGGAGGTAGTGCTTCTATGTTCTCGGTTGCTGCTGTTAAATGTTTTCTGAGAAGCAATGTTGATTTTAGCAGTAATTACGTGTTCAAATGGTCCAAGTGGGTGCCGAAGAAAGTCAACATTTTGGCTTGGCGGGCTCAAATGGGTCGGATTGCTACGGTCGATGCGCTGGCCAGACGCAACTGTTTCAATGGTGACGAGAGCTGTGTTTTGTGTGGTGATGGTCAGGAAACAGCGGATCATCTTTTCCGATCTTGTGCGGTGGCTTCGGAGGTCTGGTTTCTTGTTAGCCGGTGGTGTAAAATTAGCCCAATTTTCGCCTTTTCGTTAGAAGATTTGCTGGAAGTTCATGATTTCTCAGGTTTGGGCGGTAAAGCGAAAGATATTTTAAAGGGTATTGTCATGGTCGGTTGGTGGTGTATTTGGAAAGCGAGGAACGATAGAAGATTTTCTAATAAGTATAGTTCGGCCGCTAGTATAGTTCAAGATATTAAGGCGCTTGGGTACTTGTGGTATAGCAATAGATCTAAGGATAGGGAGGTCTCTTGGGAGAATTGGTTCTCTTTTTCTTTTATGTAA
- the LOC110890844 gene encoding protein ECERIFERUM 26-like, translating to MVSSEQQNSIYGIKISTVSAGYVSGHNTIQELTAMDLAMKLHYLRFVYYFKAPTFDGFTILKIKETMFNWLNHAYIPCGRLRRADSGRSCIKCNDGGVRIIEAKCRLSLDEWLESGNDSRHKLLVPNQVLGPDLAFSPLVLIQLTDFKCGGKSVGMSWAHVLGDAFSAVGFINLWAQVIAGHYPAQPLTKPQQQNHTFDFQNPSPDPLSTKRVGPVGDLWSTSNNSKMEPFSFYLSPSELTRLQAQISGEKADEQIPVFECICVVIWQCLAKVKDGPGPKVVTICRNDLKTRDNGIITNERQTIGLVKTDISVGKQTPTELGSLLMNKVDDERLKIEESMARDDALPDFLIYGANLTFVDLSDAPFYNMEARGQKPVYVNCFIDNIADEGVVLVLPTPNGCSEGRIVSLTLPENQVAKLKSVLKEDWCIA from the exons atggtGTCATCCGAACAGCAGAACTCCATTTACGGCATCAAAATCTCCACGGTCTCAGCCGGATATGTATCCGGTCACAACACAATTCAGGAGCTAACTGCAATGGACCTAGCCATGAAGCTTCACTATCTCCGGTTTGTCTACTACTTCAAGGCACCAACATTTGATGGTTTTACCATCTTGAAGATTAAAGAAACTATGTTCAATTGGCTAAACCATGCCTACATCCCTTGTGGTCGGCTTAGGAGGGCGGATTCTGGTCGGTCATGTATCAAATGCAATGATGGTGGGGTGCGCATCATCGAGGCTAAGTGTCGTCTCAGCCTCGATGAATGGCTTGAATCTGGAAATGATTCAAGGCACAAGCTTCTTGTTCCTAACCAAGTTCTTGGCCCTGATTTGGCCTTCTCACCTTTGGTTTTGATACAG TTAACAGATTTTAAATGTGGTGGCAAATCCGTTGGTATGAGTTGGGCCCATGTCCTTGGAGACGCTTTTTCGGCTGTGGGCTTCATCAACTTATGGGCCCAAGTCATTGCAGGCCATTACCCGGCCCAACCACTCACTAAACCCCAACAACAAAACCACACCTTTGATTTCCAAAACCCAAGCCCAGATCCACTCTCCACAAAACGGGTTGGCCCGGTTGGAGACCTTTGGTCTACTTCAAATAACTCCAAGATGGAACCATTTTCATTTTATCTCTCACCATCCGAGTTGACTCGGTTACAAGCACAAATCAGTGGAGAGAAAGCTGATGAACAAATTCCGGTGTTTGAATGTATTTGTGTTGTAATTTGGCAATGTTTGGCGAAAGTTAAAGATGGGCCGGGACCAAAAGTCGTGACCATATGTCGAAATGACTTGAAAACCAGAGATAACGGAATCATCACGAATGAAAGACAAACCATTGGTTTGGTCAAAACAGATATATCTGTAGGTAAACAGACACCAACGGAACTCGGGTCCCTACTTATGAACAAAGTAGACGATGAACGACTGAAGATTGAAGAATCGATGGCGAGAGATGACGCGCTTCCAGATTTTCTCATTTACGGAGCGAATTTGACTTTTGTTGATTTGAGTGACGCCCCGTTTTATAATATGGAGGCGAGGGGACAAAAGCCAGTTTATGTCAACTGTTTTATCGATAACATTGCAGATGAAGGAGTCGTTTTGGTTCTTCCAACACCAAATGGTTGTTCCGAAGGAAGGATAGTAAGTCTGACATTACCGGAGAATCAAGTGGCTAAGCTTAAATCGGTGCTTAAAGAAGATTGGTGTATCGCGTAG
- the LOC110890843 gene encoding cylicin-1 → MSRCFPFPPPGYEKKLITDDPDLLKKEKRREKKHKKDKKDKEKKDGKEKKEKNISGGKHKEKKDKHRDKKKDKEKSETSTHDDTNTYAQSKGYNGQILHPNNSANDKKPSTPFPLQNGDSFKNKIKVGDTKNYNVNKFETQKTDGRQVAMDAVGFSGNVAVPSRINGSTPPPLDYRRIEKMQEKGSDDKRVDKRKIEDRDKQKQEKKLEKLKENSEQKKAERAKNKHIMNSDLVAGANNSSTYSLDNGFSSVGSEGSLKKRKDIETNGASHENNELRPNKMARPASNISPENGRKYFSQSPGPQSSLKIGSNGGQRVNGMTTSQPVSHPAKKPPNPVAHNVPSKPSPIKLPPVITNHVPAQSPLVTTTKPPPSIPNPITPQPKPPPAVVNKVTPPPLPTPKKKPKPPHPDTRYLNQILSVPKPDQWCGLDDQEWLLSSKAGPTSKKLSLDDLEVQVWSEAKHIESVDICALPYVIPY, encoded by the exons ATGTCTCGGTGCTTTCCGTTTCCTCCACCGGGATATGAAAAGAAGCTCATAACGGATGATCCCGACTTGTTGAAGAAG GAAAAGCGAAGAGAGAAGAAACACAAGAAGGATAAAAAAGATAAAGAGAAAAAAGACGGTaaagaaaaaaaggaaaaaaacatAAGCGGCGGGAAACACAAAGAGAAAAAAGATAAACACCGTGACAAGAAGAAAGACAAGGAAAAGAGCGAAACCAGTACCCATGACGACACAAATACATACGCGCAATCCAAGGGGTATAACGGTCAAATACTTCATCCGAACAATTCCGCAAATGACAAGAAACCGTCAACACCGTTTCCCCTCCAAAACGGAGATTCGTTTAAAAACAAGATTAAGGTCGGGGATACCAAAAATTATAATGTTAATAAATTTGAAACGCAAAAGACGGATGGGCGGCAAGTGGCGATGGATGCGGTGGGCTTTAGCGGCAATGTGGCGGTTCCGAGTAGGATTAACGGTTCAACACCACCGCCTTTGGATTATAGACGGATCGAGAAAATGCAAGAGAAAGGAAGCGATGATAAGCGGGTAGATAAACGGAAAATCGAAGATCGGGACAAACAAAAACAAGAGAAAAAGTTGGAGAAATTAAAGGAAAATAGTGAGCAGAAGAAAGCGGAGAGGGctaaaaacaaacatattatgAACAGTGATTTGGTTGCTGGTGCTAATAACTCGTCGACATATTCGTTGGATAACGGTTTTTCAAGTGTTGGTAGTGAAGGaagtttaaagaaaaggaaaGATATAGAGACAAATGGTGCTTCTCATG AGAACAACGAACTCAGGCCCAACAAGATGGCCCGGCCCGCCTCTAATATCTCCCCAGAAAACGGAAGGAAATACTTTTCCCAAAGCCCGGGTCCACAGAGTAGTTTGAAGATTGGTAGTAACGGTGGTCAAAGAGTCAACGGCATGACAACTTCTCAACCGGTTTCACATCCTGCTAAAAAGCCACCAAACCCCGTTGCTCATAACGTTCCGTCCAAACCCTCTCCGATAAAATTGCCACCTGTAATTACAAACCATGTTCCCGCCCAATCGCCGCTTGTCACTACAACTAAACCGCCACCTTCAATCCCAAATCCTATTACACCCCAACCTAAACCGCCGCCTGCGGTTGTTAACAAGGTGACACCGCCACCGTTGCCTACCCCCAAAAAGAAACCGAAACCGCCACACCCGGATACCAGATACTTGAACCAAATACTCTCGGTGCCAAAACCAGACCAGTGGTGCGGTCTTGATGACCAAGAATGGTTACTTAGCAGCAAAGCCGGGCCCACATCTAAGAAACTATCACTCGACGACCTCGAGGTCCAGGTATGGTCTGAAGCTAAGCACATAGAATCGGTTGATATTTGTGCTTTACCGTATGTTATTCCCTACTAA